The Leifsonia xyli genomic sequence GGGTGCGGTCGCCGCGCCCACCGTCACGGCGGGCCCGACCCACGGCACCGTGCGCGTGGACGGGACGTCGGTCGTCTACACCCCGGACGCGGGATTCGTCGGCACGGACACCTTCGAGTACACCGTCTGCGCGGCCGCAGCTCCGACGCTCTGCGCGACGACGACGGTCACCGTCGATGTCGCCGCGTCGGCGGTCGTGCCGCCGGTCACTCCGGGCGGAGGGGGAGGGACGGACGCGACCGACGTCACCGGCGAAGCGGGCGACCTGCCCGACACGGGAACCTCGACTCCCGTCGGCGGGACGGCCGGGGCCGCGCTGCTGGCGGTGGCGCTAGGGTCGGGGCTGCTGCTGCGACGGCGGCGGACCGCGTCGTGACGCGCGTCGCTTCGTAGGTCAGCGAGAACCGGTCCGCTCTGCGCCCGGGCAGCCCCATCGGCGGCGATGGTAGGTTCCGCCTATGGAAGCTGGCCCGTCCGAGCAGGCGTCGTCCCTCCTCTTGGCCGCGCGTGCGTGGCTGGGCGAGCGCGTGCCGGGCGGTTGGTCCCGCCAGGACGGCGTCCATGTCGCCTCGGTGACGGGGATGGCGGCGGCGACGATGAACGGCGTGTGGTCTGCTCGTCCCGACGCGAATCGGTTCCCGCAGTGGCTGTCGTCGGTCCGGGATGCGGGTGTGCCGCACTGCGCGCAGTTCCCCTCCGGCTCGACGACCGGACGGAACGCCGTGGAAGCCGCTGGGCTGACCCGAGGAGAGGAAGCGCCCCTCATGTACGCCGGCGCGGGTACGGCGGCGGCCGTGGTCCCGGGCCTCGTCGTGCGGCGGCTTGCCACCGACGAGCTCGCGGTGCATGCCGAGGTCGCCGCGGCGGGCTTCGGCGCGCCGGCCGAACTGTTCGCCCCGCTGGTCGCGCTCGGCCTCGCGGAGCGCTCGGCCCTTCACTTCTACGTCGCCGAGGTCGGGGGAGAGCAGGTCGCGACCGGCCTCCGCCTGCACCTCGCGGATCACGTCGGCGTCTTCAACATCGCGACACCGCCCGAGCACCGGCGGAGAGGGTACGGAGCGGCGATCACGTCGCGGATCGTCGGCGACGCCCTGGCCGCAGGGGCGCGCGGGGCCTGGCTGCAGTCGAGCGCGGAGGGCCACTCCGTGTACGCGCGACTGGGATTCGTCGATGTCGGCGCGTCTGGGAGTGCTGGCTCAGTGAATGAAGGGGAGAGCGAGGTCGACCGGCGCGTGCCGGTGGGAACTCCGCTTCGTGCGTGGGAGTGGATCGTTCCCCCGTTCCTGCTCGTCGCGTACGCCGCCCTGGAAGCGGTCCTGGCGACCACAGCCGGGTCGCGGGTGCCCGAGGCGTTCGCGGTCGCCGCCATGTCGCTCCTGGTCGCGGCCGCCGTGGCGCTCTGGGTCGGCGGCTACCTCGCGTACCGCGATGTCGATGACCGGTCTGCAGAGCGCTACCTCGCCATCGAGGCGGGTGCCTTGTTCGTGACGGGTGTGCTCTTGTCGTTCGGTCGATTCGCGCTCGAGCTGCCGTTGCTCTTGGTGGCTGGGCACGTGCTCGCCAACCGGAGAAACCGTCCTGTGAGGCTCCTGCGGAGCGTGATGTCCATTCGCCGGTGGCGGCGCGTCGCGATCCTCGCTGCGATCGCCGGTGTCGTCTGTCTTCTGCTCGAACCGCTCGCGTTCGACCTCGCACTGACGCCCGTGATCGTCCTCGTCATGGTGGGCCGAATCCTGGCGCCCGTCGTGTTCGGCCTCGCTCTGGGCTTCCGCCGGGGCGCAGCCGGTCTCTTCTGATGAGCTGTGCGCGGGGGACCGGTTGACGATGGAACCTTCCCGCCCGATCGGACACTAGGGGATATGAACAACGTTGGATCGGACGAGGCGGACGCCTGGTCCCGGGCGCGAGACGGGGATCCTGACGCGTTCACGTCGCTGTTCGACAAGCATCGCGACCGCGTCTTCGGTCACGCGCTGCGACTGGTCCGTCAGCCGCACGACGCAGAGGACGTCACTGCCGTGGTCTTCCTGGAGGCCTGGCGGCGCCGCGACGCCGTCCGCGTCGTCGACGGCTCGATCATCGCGTGGCTGCTGGTCACCACGAACAACACCGTGCACAACCTCGAACGCGGTCGCCGCCGTCACCGCGCGGCCCTCGCCCGCATGTCCGAACCCGGCCATGAGCCCGACCACGCCGACGGCGTCGCCGACGACCTCGACAACAAGGAACGGGACCGACGCGTCCGGGATGCGTTCGCCAGCCTGTCGACCGCCGATCAGAACGTGATCACGCTCTGCGTGCTGGAGGAGCTTCCGCTCGCCGAAGCGGCACGTACCCTCGGCGTCCCCGTCGGGACGATCAAGTCCCGGCTCTCCCGCGCCAAGCGCCGCCTCGGCGATCTCACGCTCGCCTCCGAACCTGTCCAGCCCGCCTTCGAAGGAGGTGCAGAATGACCGCCACCGGGCCTGTCTTCGATCCGGCGCGCAGCGCCATCCTCCGCGACATCCTCCACGAGACCGTCGCCACAGCGCCGGCGCGACCGTCGCGCACCCGATTCGCTCTCCTCGGCGGTCTCGTCGCGGCGGCCGTCCTCCTCGCTGGGGGAACCGCCGCGCTGGCGCTCAGCGGCGCTCTGCACTTCGGGCCGTCGGAGCCCGCGCCCGCGCCGGCCCCGACACCGAGCATCACCCCCACGCCCGCCCCGACGTCAACGCCCACGTCCACACCGTCCAGTCGGCCGATCGCCGTCCAGACCACACCGATCCACCGGCATGACGTCAACGAACTGGGAGCGGCGCCGTGGTCGCTGGATCTCCCGGGTACGGGACGGTCCTGCGAGCAGCGCCACGTCTACGACATCGCCGACGGCCTCGCTCTTGTTCAGCTCGGGGCCCATGTCGTCGGCGACGGCAGCCCGGATTGCGACGATGACCTGCAGCACGTCTCCGTGTCTCTCGTCGACACTCGACACGGCACGGCCATCTGGACCCGCGAATGGAGCTGGCACGCTGCGCCGCTGTACGACGTCGGCGTCTTGGTCCTCGGCACGTCAGGACGGATCCTCGTCGTCGATCAAGCGCTGGGAGGCGGGCCGCATGACGTCATCGACCTCGCCACCGGTCGGACTCTGGCGGACTTCGCCGGCGAGAAAGCCGACATCCTGCTCAACGCGCAGGCCGTCCCGGGTGATTCGGGCGACATCGTCATGAGCACTCCCACGTCGATCGTCCGGGTCGACCCCCGCGATGCGCACAGTCCTCGGTGGTCGACGGACATCCCCGGCAAGTCCGCCTCGGTCTTCCCGATGGTGGGCGACACCGACTTCCTCCCTGTCAGCATCCTGTTGAACGGGCCCGGTCCCGACGGGGGTCCCTACGAGTCCGCGCGCATCGACCTGCAGACCGGACGGCTGGACCCTGCGCCGAGCGCCATTGCGCTCATCCAGACCGACTCCCATCCAGCGGCGATCTCCCAGTGGGCCGCGGGACAGCCCACCGAGCTTACCGGTCTCGATCGGTCGGGTCAGGCGACCTGGACTCGGCGGCTCCCACCGGGTTCCGATGTCCGGGCCGTCAGCACATCGACCGGTGTCCCCGGTACCGAGGTGAACCGTTCGGGCGCGTCCGACCTCATCGCCGTCGTATCCACATCCGACATGACCATTGTGGACTCCGCCTCCGGAGGGGAACTCTGGTCCGCATCCGTGGCACGATGCGGGATGACGAACCGTGTCGCCGGGTCCTCTCCTCTCGTCAGCGTCTTCCTCGATCCCGAGCACGACACCCTGACGGTCGTCCACGACGGCACCGGCACCTGTACCTTCACAGCGTCGACGGGAGAACCTCGGCCGCTGCCGGATCTGCCGAGCGGGTCATCGGTTTTCTTCGGCCCCGACAATGCCTATGTGTTCCCGAACGAACCGAGTGGCGACCTCACGGCAGCCGACCGACAGACGGGGACCACACTGTGGACCTCGACGGCCAGAGATTCGAGCTCATGGTTCTTCGCAGGCGGCTATCTCGTGCGCTTGAACGGCGACCGATTGACAGCGGTAGGTTGACATGCTGGCGGAGAATGGGGGATTCGAACCCCCATCGGCCCATGCCACCTTGGAGACGGCCGGAAAAGCCCGAGATTCCGCGGTCTCTGGCTCGTTTGCAATCACAGAGATTTCGTGGCATACGGCTCCTTCGGGCGGCCTCGACGGACCCGCCATCAGTGACACTGATGCAGAGAAGATTCTTGGATCCTCACCGGCGAAGCAAGCAGAAGGACCCCGCGATTGCGGGGCGAGGCGGACGCTCCAACCCGCATATCCTGAGTGCTCAGACGTTTGGGGGGGAACGTGCAAGGACTCCGTAGGACTGCCGGGTTCTTCATCGGCTGCGCGTTCGCATCTATTCTTGCCGGGTGCTCCATCGGATCACAGATCGAGCACGAACGGCGGGCCAATCTCGATCATGCGGTTGCCCAGTTCGACCCTCGATCCATTGCGCCCCTGTCATGCGAAGTCCGCGGCGGCTCTATCGCCAATCAGCGCGGCTTCACGCGCCTGATCGTTTTCGACGGTGCAGGAGCATGGGACGCGGTGGCTGAGCGGTTCCAGTCGCTGGGGTACAGCGGCACGTCCACGCCGCCCTACCTCTCGATGGCCCGCAAGGACGGCATCCTCGCCTTTGGCCGGCTCATCACCGATCCCCAGAACCAACCGGACCTGGTCCCGACGCTCCAAAAACGCGGGTGCGCGATTCCTGCAGACGGTGCCGTGATGGTGCAATTCGAAGAACGCGCCGTGCCCGCCGAGGGCAACTGATCTCGGCGGCCTGGCGAAGGGACGGGACTGGCGGAGAATGGGGGATTCGAACCCCCGAGGGCTTGCACCCAACACGCTTTCCAAGCGTGCGCCATAGGCCACTAGGCGAATTCTCCTGGGGCTGCCTTCCGCTGTCGCGGCCGGCGGCTCACAATATCGTAGCCGATCGGCGGCGGGCCCGACGCACACGGCTCCCAGCCGCACCCGCTACACTGGTCTCCGGCTCCCCACGTGGCGCCATCCAGGCCAACTCCCCCAGGGCGGAAACGCAGCAAGGGTAACCGGGCTCTGGCGGGTGCGTGGGGGGTCTTTTTTCTTGTCCAGCCCGTGGTCACGGCCGCCGCGTATATTGAGCGCAGCAGGGCCGATCTTCTACGCTCTGTAGAATGATCGTGTCTTCCGTTGACCAGTGGATGGACGGGGTGCCGCAGTGACCGAGCAGCTGACCGAGCTGGCGACAGAGGCGTACGTCGTGGGGTTCCCGCTCGTGTTCGATCTGGAGCAGGTCGTGCGGTTCACCGAGGAGGGGGTCGGCGGCGTTCCGGCCACCCCGTTCAACGCGTTCGGGCACGCACGGAGGCTGGCGGGCCCGGAGGACACCTTCGTGTCCATCAACAACGACACCCTGTACTCCATCGCCCAGATCGACCTCTCGGTGGGTCCCCTCCGGCTGACCGTGCCGGAGGCGGGTGACCGCTATTACGTCCTCCAATTCGTCGACGCGTGGACGAACAACTTCGCGTACGTCGGCACGCGCGCGACCGGGGGAGGGGCGGGCGAGTTCCTGCTGCTCCCGCCGGACGAAGAAGTGCCGGATGGCAGCATCCCGGCCATCCGCTTCCCGACCCGCGTCGGCACCATCGTGGGCCGCTGGGCCGTGGCGGGCGAGGAGGACGTGCCGACCGTGCACGTCCTCCAAGACGGGCTGGCGCTCACCCAGGTGCGCGAGTCGCTCGCGCCGGCGCAGGGCGTCCCGGAGGTCGCGACCGGCAACGGCGAGGCGCTCGACTTCTTCGAGAAACTGCGGGTGTGGTCGCAGGCGTTCCCGCCCGCCGAGCGCGACCGTCCCGCCCTCGACTCCTACGCTCCCCTCGGACTGGTCAGCCCGTACACGGTTGCCGAGCAGCCGGACGGTGTGCGCGAGGCCCTGGAGAAGGGATACGCGCTGGGCAAGGAGGCGCTGGAGTCCGCGCTGCACACCTCCGTCGCGCTGATCGACCACTGGTCGGTCAACCTCCACGTCTTCGACTACAACCTCGACTTCTTCGAGCTCGGCGCGATCGACGCCCCGGAGTGGAAGCTGCTCGACCCGCGCACCCGCTACGCCCACCGCGCCGCCGCGGCCCTCGGCGGCCTGTGGGGGAACCATGCCTACGAGGCGGCCTACCTGATGACCTACGAGGATGCGGACGGCGAGCCCCTCTCGGGCGAGCACGTCTACCGCTTCCGGCTCGACCCGACCCCGCCGGTGGGCGCGTTCTGGTCGATCACCATGTACGACCTGCCGCACTACTACCTGGTCCGCAACCCCGTCGAGCGCTACTCGGTGGGGGACCGGACGCCGGGGCTCGTGTACGACGACGACGGAGGACTGACCATCACGATGAGCGCCGCCCGCCCGACCGATCCGACGGCCGCCGCCAATTGGCTGCCGACGCCCGCCGGAGGCTTCCGGCCGATCCTGCGGTTGTACCAACCGGGAGAGGACGTCCTCGACGGCACGTGGACGCCGCCCGCGATCGAGCGGATCGGCTGACGTGGCGCGCTCCATCTACATCACCTCCGCGGAGGGGCACACGGGAAAGTCGACCGTCGCCCTCGGAGTGCTCGAAGCGCTGCGGCACTCGGTCGGGCGCGTCGGCGTCTTCCGGCCGATCGCGCGGTCGACCGAGGAGCGGGACTACGTGCTCGAGCTCCTGCTGCAGCGAACCACCGCCGAGCTGACGTACGACGAGGCGCTGGGCGTCTCCTACGAGGACGTCCACACCGACGCGGACGAGGCGCTCGCCGTCATCGTCCAGCGCTTCCGGGCGGTGGAGGCGCGGTGCGACACGGTCGTCATCCTCGGCTCCGACTACACCGACGTCGGCAGCCCCACCGAGCTCGCCTACAACGCCCGCATCGCCGCGAACCTCGGCGCCCCCGTCCTGCTCGTGCTGGGCGGACGCATCGGCCAGGGCTTCGGCGAGCGCCTCGGCCAGGCCGACCCGCGCTCGCCCGAGGAGCTGCGCCAGCTGGCGGAGCTGGCCGTCGCCGAGCTGCGCGCCGAGCACGCCGGCCTGCTCGCCGTCGTCGCCAACCGGGCGGACGCCGAGAAGCTGGATGCGATCATCGCCGCCGTCGGCTCGGCCGTCGGCGCCGCTGCTGTGGCGGCGGGCACCAGCGACCGTCCGCCGGTGTGGGCGATCCCGGAGGACCCGTTCCTGGTCGCCCCGAGCATCCGCTCGATCATGGAGCAGACCGGTGCAACCCTGCTGGCGGGCGAGGAGGCTCTGCTCGCCCGGGAGGCGCTCGGCGTCGTGGTCGCGGGCATGTCGATGAACAACGTCCTCCCGCGGCTGGTCGATGGCGCCGTCGTGGTTGTGCCGGGCGATCGCACCGAGGTGCTGCTGGCGGTGCTGATGGCCAACGCGTCCGGCACATTCCCGTCGATCGCCGGCATCGTCCTGAACGGCGGCTTCGACCTCCCGGAGCCGATCGAGCGCCTGCTCGCCGGCCTCCGGTCGCCGCTGCCCATCGTGCGCACCGGCCTCGACACGTACGAGACGGTCGTCCGCATCACGCACGCCCGCGGCCGGCTCGCCGCCGACTCGCAGCGCAAGTACGACACCGCCCTCGCCCTGTTCGAGCGGCACGTGGATGCGGGGGCCCTCCTCGCCCGTCTGGACGTCACCCGCCACGACGTCGTCACGCCGCTCATGTTCGAGTACGACCTCATCGAGCGGGCCCGGGCGGCGAAGAAGCACATCGTGCTGCCGGAGGGGGAGGACGACCGCATCCTGCGCGCCGCCCACACTCTGCTGGCGCGGGGTGTCGCCCGGCTGACGATCCTGGGTGAGCCGTTCGAGGTGCGCTCGCGGGCGATCGAGCTCGGCCTCGACCTGTCGCAGGCCGAGGTGCTCAGCCCGTTCGACGACGTGCTCCGTCTCCGGTTCGCGGACGAGTACGCGCGCCTGCGGGCGCACAAGGGCATCACGGTCGACCAGGCCGCCGACACGGTCACCGACGCCTCTTACTTCGGCACGATGATGGTGCACCTCGGGCTCGCCGACGGGATGGTGTCGGGTGCCGCGCACACGACGGCGCACACCATCCGGCCGGCCTTCGAGATCATCAAGACCACCCCGGGCGTCTCGGTCGTCTCCAGCGTGTTCCTGATGGCGCTCGCCGACCGCGTGCTGGTCTACGGGGACTGCGCCGTCATCCCGGACCCGACCTCCGAGCAGCTGGCCGACATCGCGATCTCGTCGGCGACGACGGCCGAGCAGTTCGGCATCCAGCCGCGGGTGGCGATGCTCTCGTACTCGACCGGCGACTCCGGTGCGGGGGAGGACGTGGAGAAGGTGCGCACCGCGACCGAGCTGGTCCGGGAGCGCGCGCCGCAACTCGCCGTGGCCGGCCCCATCCAGTACGACGCAGCGGCGGATGCGGCGGTCGGCGCGGCCAAGATGCCCGGGTCGGAGGTGGCCGGACGGGCGACGGTGTTCATCTTCCCCGAC encodes the following:
- a CDS encoding phosphate acetyltransferase, encoding MARSIYITSAEGHTGKSTVALGVLEALRHSVGRVGVFRPIARSTEERDYVLELLLQRTTAELTYDEALGVSYEDVHTDADEALAVIVQRFRAVEARCDTVVILGSDYTDVGSPTELAYNARIAANLGAPVLLVLGGRIGQGFGERLGQADPRSPEELRQLAELAVAELRAEHAGLLAVVANRADAEKLDAIIAAVGSAVGAAAVAAGTSDRPPVWAIPEDPFLVAPSIRSIMEQTGATLLAGEEALLAREALGVVVAGMSMNNVLPRLVDGAVVVVPGDRTEVLLAVLMANASGTFPSIAGIVLNGGFDLPEPIERLLAGLRSPLPIVRTGLDTYETVVRITHARGRLAADSQRKYDTALALFERHVDAGALLARLDVTRHDVVTPLMFEYDLIERARAAKKHIVLPEGEDDRILRAAHTLLARGVARLTILGEPFEVRSRAIELGLDLSQAEVLSPFDDVLRLRFADEYARLRAHKGITVDQAADTVTDASYFGTMMVHLGLADGMVSGAAHTTAHTIRPAFEIIKTTPGVSVVSSVFLMALADRVLVYGDCAVIPDPTSEQLADIAISSATTAEQFGIQPRVAMLSYSTGDSGAGEDVEKVRTATELVRERAPQLAVAGPIQYDAAADAAVGAAKMPGSEVAGRATVFIFPDLNTGNNTYKAVQRSAGAVAIGPVLQGLRKPINDLSRGATVDDIVNTVAITAIQAALT
- a CDS encoding ATP synthase subunit alpha, producing the protein MTEQLTELATEAYVVGFPLVFDLEQVVRFTEEGVGGVPATPFNAFGHARRLAGPEDTFVSINNDTLYSIAQIDLSVGPLRLTVPEAGDRYYVLQFVDAWTNNFAYVGTRATGGGAGEFLLLPPDEEVPDGSIPAIRFPTRVGTIVGRWAVAGEEDVPTVHVLQDGLALTQVRESLAPAQGVPEVATGNGEALDFFEKLRVWSQAFPPAERDRPALDSYAPLGLVSPYTVAEQPDGVREALEKGYALGKEALESALHTSVALIDHWSVNLHVFDYNLDFFELGAIDAPEWKLLDPRTRYAHRAAAALGGLWGNHAYEAAYLMTYEDADGEPLSGEHVYRFRLDPTPPVGAFWSITMYDLPHYYLVRNPVERYSVGDRTPGLVYDDDGGLTITMSAARPTDPTAAANWLPTPAGGFRPILRLYQPGEDVLDGTWTPPAIERIG